The following are encoded in a window of Urocitellus parryii isolate mUroPar1 chromosome 7, mUroPar1.hap1, whole genome shotgun sequence genomic DNA:
- the B9d1 gene encoding B9 domain-containing protein 1 isoform X1 encodes MAAASPSVFLLMVNGQVESAQFPEYDDLYCKYCFVYGQDWAPTAGLEEGISQITSKSQDVRRVLVWNFPIDVTFKSTNPYGWPQIVLSVYGPDVFGNDVVRGYGAVHVPFSPGRHKRTIPMFVPESTSKLQKFTSWFMGRRPEYTDPKVVAQGEGREVTRVRSQGFVTLLFNVVTKDMRKLGYDTGPVDTQGPSLP; translated from the exons ATGGCGGCAGCGAGTCCTAGCGTCTTCTTACTCATGGTCAACGGGCAGGTGGAGAGCGCCCAG TTTCCAGAGTATGACGACCTCTACTGCAAGTACTGCTTTGTATACGGACAGGACTGGGCCCCCACGGCG GGTCTAGAAGAGGGGATCTCACAGATCACATCCAAGAGCCAAGATGTGCGGAGAGTGCTGGTGTGGAACTTCCCCATCGATGTCACCTTTAAGAGCACCAACCCCTATGGCT GGCCTCAGATCGTGCTCAGTGTGTATGGACCAGATGTGTTCGGGAATGATGTGGTTCGTGGCTATGGGGCAGTGCACGTGCCTTTCTCTCCTGGCCG GCACAAAAGGACCATCCCCATGTTTGTGCCAGAGTCTACGTCTAAACTGCAGAAGTTCACAAG CTGGTTCATGGGACGACGACCTGAATACACAGACCCCAAGGTGGTGGCTCAGGGTGAAGGCCGGGAAG TGACCCGGGTCCGTTCTCAGGGCTTTGTTACCCTCCTCTTCAATGTGGTGACCAAGGACATGAGAAAGCTGGGCTACGACACTGGACCTGTGGACACACAGGGACCCAGCCTGCCATAG
- the B9d1 gene encoding B9 domain-containing protein 1 isoform X2 gives MAAASPSVFLLMVNGQVESAQFPEYDDLYCKYCFVYGQDWAPTAGLEEGISQITSKSQDVRRVLVWNFPIDVTFKSTNPYGWPQIVLSVYGPDVFGNDVVRGYGAVHVPFSPGRWFMGRRPEYTDPKVVAQGEGREVTRVRSQGFVTLLFNVVTKDMRKLGYDTGPVDTQGPSLP, from the exons ATGGCGGCAGCGAGTCCTAGCGTCTTCTTACTCATGGTCAACGGGCAGGTGGAGAGCGCCCAG TTTCCAGAGTATGACGACCTCTACTGCAAGTACTGCTTTGTATACGGACAGGACTGGGCCCCCACGGCG GGTCTAGAAGAGGGGATCTCACAGATCACATCCAAGAGCCAAGATGTGCGGAGAGTGCTGGTGTGGAACTTCCCCATCGATGTCACCTTTAAGAGCACCAACCCCTATGGCT GGCCTCAGATCGTGCTCAGTGTGTATGGACCAGATGTGTTCGGGAATGATGTGGTTCGTGGCTATGGGGCAGTGCACGTGCCTTTCTCTCCTGGCCG CTGGTTCATGGGACGACGACCTGAATACACAGACCCCAAGGTGGTGGCTCAGGGTGAAGGCCGGGAAG TGACCCGGGTCCGTTCTCAGGGCTTTGTTACCCTCCTCTTCAATGTGGTGACCAAGGACATGAGAAAGCTGGGCTACGACACTGGACCTGTGGACACACAGGGACCCAGCCTGCCATAG